A genomic region of candidate division WOR-3 bacterium contains the following coding sequences:
- a CDS encoding carbon starvation protein A — translation MSSNYYRPDSTPARRGYFLDINDYVVIITQHKERGLFTMNALFLCLLVYIGFIIAYHTYGRFLGNKLFELSKKRITPAHELNDGMDYVPARKEILFGHHFTSIAGTGPIVGPAIGVIWGWVPALIWVFVGSIVMGAVHDFGALVISARNKGKSIGDVTSHIVSPTSRILFLLVIFFCLVIVVSIFALIIGILFTMYPTAVFPVWMEIPIAIALGYLIYKKKANPTLLSIIALVLMYITVFIGIYIPVKLPGFIGGSPLITWLLILLIYAYIASVLPVQTLLQPRDYINAHQLIVAMILLFLGLVITAPQISAPAVVTAPKGAPPVWPFLFITIACGAISGFHSLVSSGTSSKQLSDETHARFIGYGAMLMEGALATIVIIACTAGLGGIEAWTARYSNWAVASGLGAKLSAFVDGATTFLTALGISKILAKTVLGVFIVSFAATTLDSATRIQRYIVTELAQSFKIKFLTKRHSATALVIISALLLALVKPDGKGALVLWPLFGASNQLLAGLALMVITVYLYKKGKSILFTGLPML, via the coding sequence ATGTCAAGCAATTATTACAGGCCCGACTCAACACCTGCACGCCGTGGATACTTTCTTGACATAAACGATTATGTTGTTATAATCACTCAACATAAAGAAAGGGGGTTGTTTACCATGAATGCTCTGTTTCTTTGTTTACTTGTATACATCGGTTTTATCATAGCCTACCATACATACGGACGTTTTCTGGGCAATAAATTATTTGAACTGAGTAAAAAAAGAATAACACCCGCCCATGAATTGAATGACGGAATGGATTATGTACCCGCCAGAAAAGAGATCCTCTTCGGCCATCACTTCACTTCGATCGCCGGTACAGGACCTATTGTAGGACCTGCCATCGGAGTAATCTGGGGATGGGTGCCCGCCCTGATCTGGGTGTTTGTCGGTTCAATCGTAATGGGAGCAGTACATGACTTCGGCGCTCTGGTAATCTCCGCCCGAAACAAAGGGAAATCGATCGGCGATGTGACGAGCCATATCGTCAGCCCGACATCGCGTATTCTTTTTCTGCTCGTCATCTTCTTCTGCCTCGTCATCGTGGTTTCGATATTCGCTTTGATAATCGGTATTCTCTTCACCATGTATCCCACTGCGGTCTTCCCGGTCTGGATGGAAATACCGATCGCAATAGCCCTGGGCTATTTGATATATAAGAAGAAAGCGAATCCGACCCTGCTTTCAATCATTGCCCTCGTTCTTATGTACATAACGGTATTCATCGGAATCTATATTCCTGTAAAGCTACCGGGTTTTATCGGCGGTTCTCCCCTTATAACCTGGTTGCTCATTCTGCTCATATATGCGTATATCGCGTCGGTACTGCCGGTCCAGACTCTCCTTCAGCCGCGCGACTATATAAATGCCCACCAATTGATAGTCGCAATGATCTTACTTTTTCTTGGACTGGTGATCACTGCGCCGCAAATAAGCGCTCCTGCCGTTGTTACCGCGCCGAAAGGTGCACCACCTGTCTGGCCGTTTCTCTTCATCACCATTGCCTGCGGTGCAATCTCGGGCTTTCACAGTCTTGTATCATCAGGGACATCATCAAAACAACTCTCTGATGAAACCCATGCCCGCTTTATCGGTTATGGAGCGATGTTAATGGAAGGAGCCCTTGCAACGATCGTCATCATCGCCTGTACTGCCGGACTCGGCGGCATTGAGGCATGGACAGCGCGTTATTCAAACTGGGCGGTCGCTTCGGGATTGGGTGCAAAATTATCCGCTTTTGTCGACGGTGCGACGACCTTTCTCACCGCCCTCGGTATCAGTAAAATTCTGGCAAAAACAGTACTCGGTGTCTTCATAGTAAGCTTCGCCGCAACCACACTCGACAGCGCCACCAGGATCCAGCGCTACATAGTGACTGAACTCGCACAGAGTTTCAAAATAAAGTTTCTGACAAAAAGACACAGTGCCACCGCCCTGGTGATCATTTCCGCCCTCTTACTCGCCCTTGTGAAACCTGATGGTAAAGGCGCCCTTGTATTATGGCCCCTGTTCGGCGCAAGCAACCAGCTTCTGGCGGGACTCGCCTTGATGGTCATAACAGTATATCTCTATAAAAAGGGGAAGTCCATACTTTTCACGGGGCTGCCCATGCTC